From the Streptomyces pluripotens genome, one window contains:
- a CDS encoding TetR/AcrR family transcriptional regulator encodes MPRTTDGDGTPVPQRLLAAATRLFAEQGYDRTSVQEIVEAAGVTKGALYHYFGSKDDLLHEVYARLLRVQQERLDAFADADEPVEQRLRAAAADVVVTTIEHLDDAMIFFRSMHQLSPEKNKQVRAERRRYHERFRALIEEGQKTGVFSTATPADLVVDYHFGSVHHLATWYRPEGPLTPQQVADHLADLLLRALRP; translated from the coding sequence GTGCCCAGGACGACGGACGGAGACGGAACGCCCGTTCCACAGCGGCTGCTGGCCGCCGCCACCCGGCTCTTCGCCGAGCAGGGATACGACCGCACCTCCGTGCAGGAGATCGTGGAGGCAGCCGGCGTCACCAAGGGGGCGCTGTACCACTACTTCGGCTCCAAGGACGACCTCCTGCACGAGGTGTACGCGCGCTTGCTGCGCGTCCAGCAGGAGCGGCTGGACGCGTTCGCGGACGCCGATGAGCCGGTCGAGCAGCGGCTCAGGGCAGCCGCGGCGGACGTCGTCGTCACGACGATCGAGCACCTGGACGACGCGATGATCTTCTTCCGCTCCATGCATCAACTGAGCCCGGAGAAGAACAAGCAGGTCCGCGCCGAGCGCCGCCGCTACCACGAGCGTTTCCGCGCCCTGATCGAGGAGGGCCAGAAGACGGGCGTCTTCTCCACCGCGACCCCGGCCGACCTGGTCGTGGACTACCACTTCGGCTCGGTCCACCACCTGGCGACCTGGTACCGCCCCGAAGGCCCCCTCACGCCCCAGCAGGTCGCCGACCACCTCGCCGACCTGTTGCTGCGGGCGCTGCGCCCCTGA